The Primulina eburnea isolate SZY01 chromosome 8, ASM2296580v1, whole genome shotgun sequence genome contains a region encoding:
- the LOC140839000 gene encoding uncharacterized protein, which translates to MAPPKSIRGMQELTGRMAALNRFISRSADKGLPFFKVLRQGKGFQWTNECQRAFDDLKKYLAVSPLLIKPCDGDTLYLYLAVSDEAVSAVLTVEREREHKPVYYMSKVLQGAELRYTKLEKLALAVIVAGRKLRPYFLSHQVIALTNHPLKRILSSPETSGRMTKWAVELSEYEIEYQPWPTIKAQILADFIVEMETMETESSTPTWMVHVDGSSTSGGSGAGVLLESPQGDQFQYTIRFRFPATNNEAEYEALIIGVKLALAAGARRLVAHSDSQLVVNQVRGDYEAKEVKMKGYLTRINELLTCLENLEVKQIPRTENDIADRLAKLGSSITIIDSRNITLLTYDQDEADVEGLDILCAHQDEPSCRDEITNYLLNGGIPQDPSEARKLIGELPDSP; encoded by the coding sequence ATGGCTCCGCCCAAAAGCATAAGAGGGATGCAAGAATTGACAGGAAGAATGGCTGCCTTAAATCGTTTTATCTCTAGATCAGCCGACAAAGGATTGCCGTTCTTCAAGGTATTGAGGCAAGGGAAAGGTTTTCAGTGGACCAATGAGTGTCAACGAGCTTTTGACGACTTAAAAAAATACCTAGCAGTGTCGCCATTACTCATAAAGCCGTGCGATGGAGATACCTTGTATCTCTACTTAGCAGTGTCTGATGAAGCAGTCAGTGCCGTCTTAACTGTGGAGAGAGAACGAGAACATAAACCAGTATATTACATGAGCAAAGTCTTGCAGGGTGCCGAGCTCCGGTACACGAAACTCGAGAAATTAGCTTTGGCCGTAATAGTGGCAGGCAGAAAGTTGCGCCCTTATTTCCTGTCCCACCAGGTGATAGCACTAACGAACCACCCTTTGAAGAGAATACTTTCTAGCCCAGAGACGTCAGGTAGGATGACTAAATGGGCCGTAGAGCTAAGTGAATACGAGATTGAATATCAGCCATGGCCTACCATTAAAGCACAAATTCTAGCAGACTTCATAGTAGAAATGGAAACCATGGAAACAGAAAGTTCAACTCCTACCTGGATGGTCCATGTAGATGGATCATCAACATCCGGAGGAAGTGGAGCAGGAGTATTATTAGAGAGTCCTCAAGGAGATCAATTCCAGTATACCATTAGATTCCGGTTTCCAGCAACAAACAATGAAGCAGAATACGAAGCGCTCATAATAGGAGTCAAGTTAGCATTGGCAGCTGGGGCCAGGAGACTGGTCGCACATAGTGATTCACAGCTCGTAGTCAATCAAGTTCGAGGAGATTATGAGGCCAAAGAGGTCAAAATGAAGGGATACCTGACCAGGATAAATGAGCTTCTCACTTGTTTAGAAAACTTAGAAGTCAAACAAATACCGCGAACTGAGAATGACATAGCAGACCGACTGGCTAAACTCGGCAGCTCCATAACAATCATTGATAGCAGAAATATTACGCTCCTCACATATGATCAGGACGAGGCAGACGTAGAAGGTCTGGACATCCTCTGTGCACATCAAGACGAGCCAAGTTGTAGAGATGAAATCACCAACTATCTATTAAATGGAGGAATCCCCCAAGATCCATCCGAGGCAAGAAAGCTTATTGGAGAGCTGCCAGATTCACCTTGA
- the LOC140837784 gene encoding uncharacterized protein → MPESDIYFQPRPKCRFLRKLRSYRGDWKSDFFYAKYCGLGVPVNWSSGLTIIKIKGSFAELQTQCESLGLFNELFDPRCLFAAGTQVDLNRLRSREKTSGRPPPWTGQKIRGNDRDALAHPSLSGSGAPSARSGDFRDSGSRGRQGQNISMLHKGRASGVGLDKKKDLGKKPMEKSKKRNEVSPSDPSKRSREDSSNLGKRSEAHPLLLDGVNRREGAESFWDSSDFGIGLRMGVKMVEDHDLTHLIPHSATVLHQSIALGACQTLSAIQALRAQEDKSRVDEVKLHKDLAKQKEEVSKLEDSASKARDEIYRLEAENASLKVEVGQWPEKLGVKTK, encoded by the exons ATGCCGGAGTCAGATATTTACTTCCAACCAAGACCAAAGTGTAGATTCCTACGCAAACTTCGATCTTACCGGGGTGATTGGAAATCGGATTTTTTCTATGCTAAATACTGTGGGTTGGGGGTGCCTGTGAATTGGAGCTCCGGGCTGACTATAATAAAGATCAAAGGCTCTTTTGCAGAGCTTCAGACCCAATGTGAATCTCTAGGGCTTTTTAATGAACTTTTTGACCCTAGGTGTTTATTTGCTGCTG GTACCCAAGTGGATTTGAATAGACTCCGTTCTCGGGAGAAAACTTCTGGGCGCCCCCCTCCTTGGACCGGACAAAAAATTAGAGGAAATGATCGTGATGCATTGGCTCATCCTTCCTTATCAGGGTCAGGGGCTCCATCGGCGCGCTCCGGGGATTTCCGGGACTCAGGGTCTCGAGGCCGCCAAGGTCAGAATATCTCTATGTTGCACAAGGGTCGAGCTTCAGGTGTTGGTTTAGATAAAAAGAAAGATTTGGGTAAGAAGCCCATGGAAAAAAGCAAAAAGAGAAATGAAGTATCTCCTTCGGATCCCTCTAAAAGATCTCGTGAGGATTCCTCGAATCTGGGGAAGAGATCGGAGGCTCATCCCCTCTTGTTGGATGGAGTGAATCGGAGGGAGGGCGCCGAGTCGTTTTGGGATTCAAGTGATTTTGGGATTGGTTTGAGGATGGGGGTTAAGATGGTAGAGGACCATGATCTGACTCACTTGATTCCCCATTCCGCCACTGTCTTGCACCAGTCCATAGCTTTAGGTGCCTGtcag ACTCTATCCGCAATACAAGCTCTTCGGGCTCAGGAGGACAAATCTCGGGTGGATGAAGTTAAGCTGCATAAAGACTTAGCCAAACAGAAGGAAGAGGTCAGTAAACTTGAAGACTCAGCCAGCAAGGCAAGGGATGAAATTTATCGCCTAGAGGCAGAGAATGCTAGCTTGAAGGTGGAGGTGGGCCAATGGCCGGAAAAGTTGGGAGTAAAGACTAAATAA
- the LOC140838865 gene encoding E3 ubiquitin-protein ligase RGLG4-like — translation MGNLLSAFCKKIITGDRAAKRRRLQRKQSYAYIPDYFKTLDEVTQALRESGLESSNLILGIDFTKSNEWNGKDSFNNCSLHAIGNTPNPYEKAISIIGKTLAPFDEDNLIPCFGFGDVTTYDHEVFSFHSNSTPCHGFEEILACYRRIVPHLLLSGPTSYGPVVDAAVDIVERSGGRYHVLVIIADGQVTRSVDVSDGKLSPQEEKTISSIVNASLYPLSIVLVGVGDGPWEDMKKFDDKIPTRKFDNFQFVNFTDIMSKNTSSSEKETAFALAALMEIPFQYKAALEMRLLGHITGNAKKIVPKPPPMEKIGQARLPARQLSNVPKAAQNDQNQACPICLTNRKDLAFGCGHLTCRECSTRLSNCPICRQRITSRIRLYA, via the exons ATGGGTAATCTCTTGTCTGCATTTTGCAAGAAGATCATTACTGGCGATAGGGCAGCAAAACGACGGAGGTTGCAGAGGAAACAAAGCTATGCATATATTCCTGATTACTTCAAAACCCTTGATGAG GTCACTCAGGCCTTGAGAGAATCGGGTCTTGAATCATCAAATCTGATTCTTGGAATCGATTTCACAAAGAGTAATGAATGGAATG GGAAGGATTCATTCAACAACTGCAGCCTGCATGCAATTGGCAATACGCCTAATCCATATGAAAAAGCCATATCCATCATTGGCAAGACTTTAGCCCCATTTGATGAAGACAACTTGATTCCTTGTTTTGGTTTTGGGGATG TAACTACATATGATCATGAAGTGTTTAGCTTCCACAGCAATAGCACCCCTTGCCATGGCTTTGAAGAAATTTTAGCCTGCTACAGAAGAATAGTTCCACATCTGCTATTATCAG GACCGACATCTTATGGACCAGTAGTAGATGCAGCGGTAGACATAGTGGAGAGAAGTGGCGGACGATACCATGTTTTAGTTATCATAGCAGATGGCCAG GTTACAAGAAGTGTAGATGTAAGTGATGGGAAACTCAGCCCTCAGGAAGAGAAAACCATAAGCTCTATAGTCAATGCAAG TCTGTATCCTCTCTCCATTGTTCTTGTTGGAGTTGGCGACGGACCTTGGGAGGATATGAAAAAATTTGATGATAAGATCCCTACTCGTAAATTCGACAATTTCCAG TTTGTCAATTTTACTGATATTATGTCCAAGAATACATCATCCTCTGAAAAAGAGACTGCATTTGCTCTTGCTGCACTTATGGAGATACCCTTCCAATATAAAGCAGCTCTGGAAATGCGTTTACTAGG CCACATAACTGGTAATGCAAAGAAAATAGTTCCTAAGCCACCACCGATGGAAAAAATCGGCCAGGCCAGGCTTCCAGCTCGACAGCTCAGCAACGTTCCAAAAGCTGCTCAAAATGATCAAAATCAG GCCTGCCCAATTTGCTTAACCAATAGGAAAGATTTGGCCTTTGGCTGCGGACACTTG ACCTGCAGGGAATGCAGCACAAGATTGTCGAATTGTCCCATTTGTCGTCAACGTATCACGAGTCGGATCAGGTTATATGCTTGA
- the LOC140838998 gene encoding uncharacterized protein — protein MANHTTTIGFSDPLYLHPSDSPGVPLVQDPLVGSENYNVWSRAMLISLQAKNKLGFINGSCSRPAAAHQNLHQWERCNAIVLSWIMNSVSKEIFSGIIYCTEASKVWADLKERFDKICGSRIFSIHRDIAHLTQGSSSISVYFSNLKRLWDEFNSLVTLPSCECASAKAYVEHEQQQRLLQFLMGLNDSYGHIRSQFLMMNPLPSVNQAYSIISHEESTRHVLSSQPIVEIPTAAFYSSSTKRNDPVRCENCNIPGHTKENCFRLVGYPPGHKLHKRFPQGKGLKHNHQHSKIAAQSSVENAVPQTHSHEETRVSNVLPRQFTDAQYQQILQLLDQNAMPTHEVTANLAVERMPILQVLRTA, from the exons ATGGCGAATCACACTACTACTATTGGATTCAGCGATCCTCTGTATCTGCATCCATCGGATTCTCCAGGTGTTCCTCTTGTTCAGGATCCACTTGTTGGCTCAGAAAATTACAATGTTTGGAGTCGAGCGATGCTAATTTCTCTGCAGGCGAAGAACAAATTAGGCTTCATCAATGGATCATGTTCTCGTCCAGCAGCTGCGCACCAAAATCTTCATCAGTGGGAGCGCTGTAATGCCATTGTTCTTTCATGGATTATGAACTCAGTATCCAAGGAAATTTTCAGTGGAATCATATATTGCACTGAAGCATCCAAAGTTTGGGCGGATCTGAAAGAAAGATTTGATAAGATTTGTGGATCTCGGATTTTCTCGATCCATCGAGATATTGCTCATCTCACTCAAGGTTCTTCTTCAATCTCTGTATATTTCTCTAATCTCAAACGTCTATGGGATGAGTTCAACTCGTTGGTGACACTTCCATCTTGCGAGTGTGCAAGTGCTAAGGCTTATGTCGAACACGAACAGCAACAACGACTTCTACAATTTCTTATGGGATTGAATGATAGTTATGGGCACATTAGGAGTCAATTTCTTATGATGAATCCATTACCTTCGGTCAATCAAGCATACTCGATTATCAGTCATGAGGAATCCACTCGACATGTATTGTCTTCGCAGCCGATTGTTGAGATTCCTACAGCTGCTTTCTATTCCTCATCTACAAAAAGGAATGATCCAGTAAGATGTGAAAATTGCAACATTCCAGGTCACACCAAGGAGAATTGTTTTCGGTTAGTTGGATATCCTCCGGGACACAAATTACACAAAAGATTTCCTCAAGGGAAAGGATTAAAGCATAATCACCAACATTCCAAAATTGCTGCTCAATCTTCTGTTGAAAATGCAGTTCCACAGACTCATTCACATGAAGAAACACGAGTGTCTAATGTTCTGCCTCGACAGTTTACTGATGCTCAATATCAGCAAATATTGCAGCTCTTGGATCAAAATGCAATGCCAACACATGAGGTTACAGCAAACCTTGCAG TGGAGCGAATGCCCATATTACAGGTTCTTCGAACGGCATAA